In Pongo abelii isolate AG06213 chromosome X, NHGRI_mPonAbe1-v2.0_pri, whole genome shotgun sequence, one DNA window encodes the following:
- the ZNF41 gene encoding zinc finger protein 41 isoform X6: MQQQGIPGGIFFHCERFDQSIGEDSLCSILEELWQDNDQLEQCQENQNNLLSHVKVLIKERGYEHKNIEKIIHVTTKLVPSIKRLHNCDTILKHTLNSHSHNRNSATKNLGKIFGNGNNFPHSPSSTKNENAKTGANSCERDHYEKHLSHKQAPTHHQKIHPEKKLYVCTECVMGFTQKSHLFEHQRIHVGEKSRECDKSNKVFPQKPQVDVHLSVYTGEKPYLCTQCGKVFTLKSNLITHQKIHTGQKPYKCSECGKAFFQRSDLFRHLRIHTGEKPYECSECGKGFSQNSDLSIHQKTHTGEKHYECNECGKAFTRKSALRMHQRIHTGEKPYVCTDCGKAFIQKSHFNTHQRIHTGEKPYECSDCGKSFTKKSQLHVHQRIHTGEKPYICTECGKVFTHRTNLTTHQKTHTGEKPYMCAECGKAFTDQSNLIKHQKTHTGEKPYKCNGCGKAFIWKSRLKIHQKSHIGERHYECKDCGKAFIQKSTLSVHQRIHTGEKPYVCPECGKAFIQKSHFIAHHRIHTGEKPYECSDCGKCFTKKSQLRVHQKIHTGEKPNICAECGKAFTDRSNLITHQKIHTREKPYECGDCGKTFTWKSRLNIHQKSHTGERHYECSKCGKAFIQKATLSMHQIIHTGKKPYACTECQKAFTDRSNLIKHQKTHSGEKRYKASD; encoded by the coding sequence ATGCAGCAACAGGGAATTCCTGGAGGAATTTTCTTCCACTGTGAGAGATTTGATCAATCCATAGGAGAAGATTCATTGTGTTCTATTTTAGAAGAACTGTGGCAAGATAATGACCAGCTAGAGCAATGTCAGGAAAACCAGAATAACCTTTTAAGTCATGTGAAAGTATTGATTAAGGAGAGGGGCTATGAacataaaaacattgaaaaaataattcatgtgACTACCAAGCTTGTTCCTTCAATTAAAAGACTCCATAACTGTGACACAATTTTGAAGCATACTTTAAACTCACATAGTCATAATAGAAACAGTGCAACAAAGAACCTTGGCAAGATTTTTGGAAATGGTAACAATTTCCCCCATAGCCCTTCCTCTACTAAGAATGAGAATGCTAAGACAGGAGCAAATTCCTGTGAACGTGATCACTATGAAAAACATCTCAGCCACAAACAAGCTCCCACCCACCATCAGAAAATTCATCCTGAGAAGAAGCTTTATGTGTGTACTGAATGTGTAATGGGCTTCACTCAGAAGTCACATCTGTTTGAGCATCAGAGAATTCATGTTGGAGAAAAGTCCCGTGAATGTGACAAAAGCAACAAAGTCTTCCCCCAGAAACCCCAGGTTGATGTACATCTGAGTGTTTATACAGGAGAAAAACCCTATCTGTGTACTCAATGTGGGAAAGTCTTTACCCTCAAATCAAACCTCATTACACATCAAAAAATTCATACcgggcagaaaccctacaaatgcagtgaatgtggaaaagcctttttCCAGAGATCAGACCTCTTTAGACATCTGAGAATTCATACAGGAGAAAAACCTTATGAATGCAGTGAATGTGGAAAAGGCTTCTCCCAGAACTCAGACCTCAGTATACATCAAAAAACTCATACCGGAGAGAAACACTAtgaatgcaatgaatgtgggaAGGCTTTCACAAGAAAATCAGCACTCAGGATGCATCAGAGAATCCACACGGGAGAGAAACCTTATGTATGCACTGACTGTGGGAAGGCCTTCATCCAGAAATCACATTTCAACacacatcagagaattcatactggagaaaagcCGTATGAATGCAGTGACTGCGGGAAATCCTTCACTAAGAAGTCACAACTCCATGTGCATCAAAGAATTCACACCGGAGAGAAACCCTATATAtgtacagaatgtggaaaggtCTTCACTCACAGGACAAACCTCAccacacatcagaaaactcatACTGGGGAAAAACCCTATATGTGTGCTGAATGTGGAAAGGCTTTTACTGACCAGTCAAATCTCATTAAACACCAGaaaactcacactggagagaaaccctataagtGCAACGGCTGTGGAAAAGCCTTCATATGGAAGTCACGCCTCAAAATACATCAGAAATCTCATATTGGAGAGAGACACTATGAATGCAAGGATTGCGGGAAAGCCTTCATCCAGAAATCAACACTAAGCGTGCATCAGAGAATccatacaggagagaaaccctacgTTTGTCCTGAATGCGGGAAGGCCTTTATCCAGAAATCGCACTTCATTGCACATCATAGAAtccatactggagagaagccctatgaATGCAGCGACTGTGGGAAATGCTTCACTAAGAAGTCACAACTCCGTGTGCATCAGAAAATCCACACAGGTGAGAAGCCCAATATATGTGCTGAATGTGGAAAGGCCTTCACTGACCGATCAAATCTCATAACGCATCAGAAAATCCACACTagggagaaaccctatgaatgcgGTGACTGCGGGAAAACCTTCACCTGGAAGTCACGCCTTAATATACATCAGAAGTCTCATACTGGAGAAAGACACTATGAATGTAGTAAATGTGGGAAAGCTTTCATCCAGAAAGCCACACTAAGTATGCATCAGATAATTCATACAGGAAAGAAACCTTATGCTTGTACAGAATGTCAGAAGGCCTTTACTGACAGATCGAATCTCATTAAACACCAGAAAACGCATAGTGGAGAAAAACGCTATAAAGCCAGTGACTGA